The following DNA comes from Mauremys reevesii isolate NIE-2019 linkage group 23, ASM1616193v1, whole genome shotgun sequence.
ACAAAATGCTTTATTAATCATGTGTGCTGAATCTTTTAAACAATACTGTGTTAGGTTGTTGCTAAAGAGGAGTTATTAATATGGTCTTCTGCAGTGTTTGCCAGCTTATTTGTACTGCAAGGTGAACCCATGTGCTGGTGTGCCAACTTGTGGGTATCAAACATGATATTTAGTCTGATAATGGTCCACCATcgtgactttttttaaattaaaaaaaatccaaaggaaCAGTTGATAAGAGTAGGAAAGCTGTAGCTATTAATATCCTTTGGCTTAGCCACTACACAATAACTACATTTTTGAAAGTGACAGAGAAAAATAGGATAATTAATTTATAGTAACATGGCTGATTGTGACATTTGCCTGAGCAATAACGCATTTGCAAACAAAACACTGCAGGCACAAAAATACAATAAATCCAAGCAGAAGATTTTTGCGGAAAACAGAAAATTTTTCATGTTGGGTGCAAACTGCATTATTCACacctaaaaaaataaatctgtgaaCTGACATACAGTAATGCCCGATCGTCGACAAAAACTCCCTTTACACCTGCTGTTTCACAAAATGTATCCAGAGTCAAGTAGCAATGTGTCAAATATTATAGACTGTGGATAGGAAGTTTTCTAGCAAATTAAATTAAGTATCTGACATTTTACCCACTTTACATTTCTCCAGTGTTTGAGTTCCACAGACACAGGCTTCAAAAGTTCTCTCAACATACAAATGCTGCTGGAAACAAAAGATCTGTGAAAGTGAAAATAATCCACTTATGTGACTTTTCCTCACAAATTCTGAGAGAAAGCAGACTTTAAAAAGATACAAGTTATTTCGTTCTCTGTATTTCTAGAAGAATTAAGTATTCTCTAGACCCTGGTATAGGCATAAATATTAGGATGTGCTACTATATAGAAGGATCTGGTGACATCAAAAACCATGAGAGCACAGCTTGAGTGCTAAGATAGAATTTTCTTGTATTACATTGTTGcatatttattattttcagtAATATAAGGtgagaaaattatttaaaaaccaaCATTTTCTGCTTGTATTTTATATTCCAAACGGCATATTAGTCTCAATGGACTATCATAGGACCCCAAATACAATTTATGCTCCTTCACTGGTATTATACATTGTAAAGCTCTGCGTGTGTACATATAAGTGTATGCAGACACACAATATAAATGCCTAAGTCCTGAAGATGGAGTTTCCCAGAAGTGTAATTAACAGGAATAGTGAATGTTGATGAACAGTATTTGTAACAATTGTAAACAGAGGTGAGTAATAGATTGTTCACATATTTGAGTTATCTGAAAGCAAAGATAATATTAAACAGAACAAAACATTAGAAAGCTGAGtctgaaaataaaaattacaggtcttttatttctaaaataaattaataatgtaCGTTCAGATTTAAGTCTCTGATAAATGAAAAATAAGGAGgagtttttcctcctttttcaggTAAAATGTACATTACTAGCCTAGTGGCTTCCCTTCAAacaccttccctctctctctcaggtaACACGTGCACATTCGGCCCTTTCTGCACATCTCTCTCACTGCACTAACTGCCCATATGATGGGGAAGATATTTgcaagacactttttttttttttttgtaattctaCCTTCTGTATAGGGAACcctttggaatgaaaacaaaactgaAGAAATGCAGTGTATGAAGAACCAATTAGCTGAGATTCTGTCCCCGAAGCTGGGGACATGCGATTTACATTGCAGCACAGTATTTATACTTTTCCTGAGATCCCTGCACGGACAGCTCATCTCTTCCAGAGACCCTTGTAAGTTTAAGAGCTTCCACGCATTTGTTTAAAGATCTTGATTTGACATTTACCGCTTTATGGAGTCCACAGCTCCTGTAGTAAATCAACAGTAAGTTGCGCACACTGCGGAATGGAGAAGAGTTTTGGCAAAACGCTGCCTACAGGCCGTAGGGGTTACGGGATCTGATTGAGAAGCGTTTAGAGCGATGCAGCCAGTAAACACGGACTCTGCCCCTTGGACCACACGCGAACACCCGAAGTcatgatttagggtgaaatcccCACGCGGAATCAGCGGCTCCCCCCTCCAACTGTAAGTGCCGAGTGATCAGCCCGGCAGGTGCCTGCCCCGAGCGGAGTTTGCCTTTGTCTAAACAGCTGCAGCCCCGGTctgtctggagctgccccttgtCAGGCAGGGCCCTTGCTGCTGGGACCGGGGGCTTGGTTCCTACAGAGCCAGGCGAGGCGGTGGGAACGGTCCTTGCAAAGGAAAATCCCAACTCGCCTCAAACTTTCTACGGggatggaaaacaaaacaaaaattcggAGCAGCTGAATGGACGGAGCCCCCCTGGCCCGCACTGAAGCGCCGGGCGGCTCCGCTGGCCTGGGCTGCAGGACAAGGGGGTGTCCTGCCTGCTggggccaccccctgccccctccgagctggccctggctctggCGGGGGTGGTGCCCGACCCAGCTCCCCGCGCAGGGGCCGAGCCGCCTCCAGCAGCCCGCAAAGAAGACACGAGACCGGTTCCTGGGGGAATGGTTTATGTACgtaataaaaatatttactatAAACATAAATAGAAACGTAACTTCGCGGGCTACACATTTGTTTgcgattaaaaaataaaaccaaactcgGCACCCAACGCTGCGGAATGAGCCGAACCTGcccgcttgggggggggggggggagccggacGCGGTTAGAAATAAATAGAGACGGGGCGGGAAACAATATTAAAATAGCCTCTCGGAATCGGTCCGTGTAAAAAAGCggctggggcaggagcggggatCCGGGGCGCGGACACGCGTGTCCATCTCTCACATATTTACAGCCGGGCTGGGCAAGTTCCCGCAACTCCCGCCCCCCGCCGGCTCCCCAGCGTCCCTCCCAGGGCCGGGCCCGGGGCACACGCGTGTCCCCCTGGGGAAACTCCCCGCTCCCTGGGTCTCCACGCGGcccccaggagcagaggggaggtaAGTGCCATCGGAACCGGCCCAGGGGCCCGCGGGGGGAGCTTCGGCCTCCCCAGCCCGAAGCGGGGGGCGCTCCCCCGCAGCCGGTGCCACGGGAGCAAACGAAGAATAAATTAGATCTCAAACCTTTGGCTAGTTCTCCTCTCGCGGCGTTTGCAGAGCCGCGGGGCTCTGGAGCGCGCGGTATTTTTGGAAGTCAAATAAATACAGCGAGTTAAATTAGACACACTCAGGTGCGAACCAGTCTGAGGAATAAATTAACGAGCGTTTTCCACGCGCCGCCCGGCGAGCCTCGGCATCCAGGGCCCGAAACCAAGCGGCAGAACCAAAGTCCCGAGCGCGGCTTcgccggggaggggctggggccgctGGCGGGGTTCGGGTCCCTTCTGCCCGCGGCCTCCCCGCAGTCCCTGGCTCCTGGGCCCCCACTGTAACTccagcgctgcccccgcccctagccccctgccccgccgccCAGTCACTGCACCGAGCTCTGCAGCGGGTGGTGCAGCGGCGAGGTCTCCGCCTGCGCGTAAACATCCTCCATGGGCGGGTGCGGGACCCCGGCCGGCGTCATGCGCTTCTCCTTCTGCCGCCGGTTGCAGAACCAGACCCGCACCACCTCCTTCTCCAGCTGCAGACTGTCCGCCAGCGAGGTGATCTCGTGGGCCGAGGGCTTGGGGCACTTGAGGAAGTGGTTCTCCAGGGCGCCCTTCACGCCCACCTCGATGGAGGTGCGCTTCTTGCGCTTGCGGCCCTGCGCCGCGATCTTGTCCAGGTTGGTGGGGCTGCCCGTGCTGGAGTCGGTCTCCTCCAGCCACTTGTTGAGCAGCGGCTTGAGCTTGCACATGTTCTTGAAGCTGAGCTGCAGCGCCTCGAACCGGCAGATGGTGGTCTGCGAGAAGACGTTCCCGTACAGGGTGCCCAGCGCCAGGCCCACGTCCGCCTGGGTGAAGCCCAGCTTGATCCGCCGCTGCTTGAACTGCTTGGCGAACTGCTCCAGGTCGTCGGAGCTGGGCGCGTCCTCGTCCGAGTGCTCCTGCGGGTGGCCCAGGTGCTGCGGGGAGGCCTCCAGCTGGGGGTCGTGCAGCCCGGCCGCCTCCTCGTGGCCCAGGGGGTCCCGCAGGCCGTGGTGCAGGGCGGGCGCCGGGGGGCCCAGCATGCCGTTCAGGTTGGCGTAGGCGGGCTGGGAGTAGAGCAGCGGCTGGTGCCCGCTGGACGTGGGGGACATGGGCGCCAGGTGGTGCCCGCTGCCCTGCGCCCAGGCCGGGTGGCTGCCGGGCGCCTGCTGGTGCACCAGGTGGGCGCGCGGGTGGAAGGCGCCGGGCAGCTCCTCCCGGGCCGCCCCCTGCACGCTGCCCTTGCCGTGCTCGGCCGGGCCCAGGTGGGAGCCGCTGCCCCAGtcggagccggagccggggccGGAGCCGGCGCCGGCGCCGGGCAGCCACTGGTGGTGGGCGAGGCTCATGGGGTGGCCGGAGCCGCCGGCCAGGCCCTGCAGGTACTCGTGGTGCATCATCTTCTGCACCTCGCGGTAGGTGGTGCCCTGGTGCAGGCGGTCGGCGTCGGGGTGCAGCGGGGCGCTGCGGGGCAGGTACTGCGCGGCGGCGGCCATGGCTCCCCGGCTCACTGCGGGCACGGCGCGGCGCGCGGCGCTTTAGAGCCAGGCTCGGGGCGCCGGTGGGTGCCGGGCGCCCGGCCACGCCCCCCCGCGCCCCATTGGCTCCGCCGGCCGGGACTGGCAGCCGGCTCCTCGCCGTCATAGGGTGCCCCCGGCTCGGGGCCCGGCCCCACGCCCCCCGCCCCGATTGGCGGAGGGGGCGCGGGCGGCTCCCGGGGATTGGCTTGGGCTGGGGCCCGCGTGCTCCGGGCGCCGGGACGGGCTCTGATTGGCGGGCGGCGGTTCATTCATGCCGGTTTGCGACTCACcacgtggggggggggcacctgcCGCGGGGCTCGGCCGGGCCCGGGCTCCCGTCGGGAGCGCTCGGGCTGGAGACGCGCCGCCCCGGCCGTCGGGCCCCGGCCGAAGGGAGGTTCCGCTCCCCGCGCGGCAGGCGACGGACCGGACCGGGAGCCCCGGGAGGGTCCGACACCGGCCCGGGCTGGAGCCAGGCGCtgggggcggcggcggctcctgATCCCCGGCCCGGCCGCGCGGAGGGAGATTCCCTGGTCGCCCAGCGCCGGCCGGCCGGGGGCTCCCTTCCCGGGGCGGGGAAATACCGGCTCAGACCCGAGTCTCCCCCGGGCCACGGCCCCTCGGCGACGCGCGAACCTCCGCCCGGAGGGGCCGAGCGGGCTCCGGGCGCCGAGCGGGGGGACCCCCGCCCCTGTGGCGACTCGTTCGCAGCTCCGCCCCTCGCCGCCGCCCGACGGGGCGAGCAGGACGCCCGcgtcgggccgggccgggccggcggaGGAGCCGCTCCCGTGTCCCGCTGCTGCGCTGGGGCGTTTCCCCGGGACGCTGCCGGCTGCGGCGGGTTTGGAAGAGGAAGTTCCTGCGCGTTGCGCGCCGGGGCCAGGGCGCACCGTGGGCAGGATGGTCCGGGCGGGTCTGCACAGGCCCGCGGGGGCTTCCCCGCAGACACGGCCCATAGTCGCAGACGTGCacaggccaggggctggggctggctgggcctcaggcgcagccaggaccctggactCGCCCAGCCTGTTCTCTGCAGCCCCGTATCCCCTCGGCTCTCGTCATGGCCCCGGGGTGTGAGCGCCCCCCGGCCGGGCAGATAGCAGGGCCCCTCTCGGCGGGTTCTCCCCGGGGCTTTACACCTCAGCGAGGGGGGCTGCTTGACGGGGTTTTAGTAACTGCAGTGCGGGGTCTCTGTGCTGCATGACCGAAAGCAAAGTGAACACAAGCGGGCCCAGCGCCTGGAACGGAACTGGGGGAGGGCTGAggcctttcccctcccccgccgtgTCCCGCTCCCACGCCTCCCTCCCGTACCTGGCAGGAAGAGACAGGTGTCTCCTGTGCAGTTGGTGGAGGCTGGAGCCAGGACACTGGAACCTCTCACTGGCCCTGCGCCCACTGTGAGCAGGTCTGTGGCGAGGTGGGACTGTCGCTTTAAGCCACCGGCTGTTGACAGGGTTAATTTAATCTAGCCGGGATCTGGCCACAGCAGCTGCAAGGAGGGTGGGTAAAATCCATCGCCAGTGAAAAGCACGTGCTCGGGGAGTTTTGTTCATGACCCTGTGTGTTAACTTTCTGCAGACATTCAGGGGCCTGAGTTTTACTAGCACCAATACTTGTGAAAAATGAATTTGAAATTGGACTTTTCAATGGGAATGAATTTTGAATTGCTTATTTAGATACAGTAACAAATTCACAGCAAAGGCTGTTCGGTACAGAAATCATCCAGTCAAGAAAAAGCAATTCCATATGATTTACCCAACTAGCCTATCAGAGTCGAATATTTGAAGTTTTAATTTTGAATGTTTGCAATGAACACTTCTATGAATTGCTATTTGTACAGGGGAACAAATGCAAAGAAATTTATAAATAATTTTACATTATGAATgtcagttttgctttctgaccttcACAACAACCAGAACTCCCTAAAATACACGACCCAGAAATTCTACCCCAGGCAGAGGCTTTATCATCACTGAAAAGGTAGAAGAGCCGGAACACCAGGACGGCCAAGAGCCTTTGCCATCACCTCTCTAGTTTGCACAGAAGATGCCCAGATCCTAGTGATGGGCAGCAGCACAAAGTCCTAAGGTAGGATTTTGCTGTCTGGCGGGAAATTGAAAAAGGAACAGAACATaggaacggccctactgggtcagaccaaaggcccatccagcccactgtcctgccttccgacagtggccagtgccaggtgccccagagggaatgaacagaacagggaatcatccagtgatctaacccctgtcgcccattcccagcttctggcaaacagaggccagggacaccacaAACATGATGTATAAATGATCCCTTGTGAGTGTTTCACTGAGCTCTGCATTTCACATCCTTTCACACCTTCCAGGCCCTGTCCATTGAAAATAACTATAAACATATACAAGGGCTGTCAACTGCTCTCCAGCCACATG
Coding sequences within:
- the POU3F1 gene encoding POU domain, class 3, transcription factor 1; translation: MAAAAQYLPRSAPLHPDADRLHQGTTYREVQKMMHHEYLQGLAGGSGHPMSLAHHQWLPGAGAGSGPGSGSDWGSGSHLGPAEHGKGSVQGAAREELPGAFHPRAHLVHQQAPGSHPAWAQGSGHHLAPMSPTSSGHQPLLYSQPAYANLNGMLGPPAPALHHGLRDPLGHEEAAGLHDPQLEASPQHLGHPQEHSDEDAPSSDDLEQFAKQFKQRRIKLGFTQADVGLALGTLYGNVFSQTTICRFEALQLSFKNMCKLKPLLNKWLEETDSSTGSPTNLDKIAAQGRKRKKRTSIEVGVKGALENHFLKCPKPSAHEITSLADSLQLEKEVVRVWFCNRRQKEKRMTPAGVPHPPMEDVYAQAETSPLHHPLQSSVQ